One Phalacrocorax aristotelis chromosome 11, bGulAri2.1, whole genome shotgun sequence DNA segment encodes these proteins:
- the PRRG3 gene encoding transmembrane gamma-carboxyglutamic acid protein 3 isoform X2, with amino-acid sequence MAMFLGARNAHSVLKRFPRANGFLEEIRQGTIERECIEEVCSYEEVKEVFENKEKTMEFWKGYTNSVYSVKDPGHSTERSDAMYVVVPLLGVALLIVIALFIIWRCQLQKATRHRPSYAQNRYLASRTGRSLPRVMVYRERSQSQGETQCQREVSNRVAGDSRAGGNPQQDGTLYPPEHSVSILSRLSSASPPPSYEEVTGHPESSSGEETSISYNDPPPKYEEIVATAPAAGK; translated from the exons ATGGCAA TGTTCCTGGGGGCCAGGAATGCCCACTCGGTCCTGAAGCGCTTTCCCCGAGCCAACGGCTTCCTGGAGGAGATCCGACAGGGCACCATCGAGCGGGAGTGCATTGAGGAGGTCTGCAGCTATGAGGAGGTCAAAGAAGTGTTTGAGAACAAGGAAAAGACG ATGGAGTTCTGGAAGGGCTATACCAACTCTGTCTACTCTGTCAAGGACCCCGGGCATAGCACGGAGCGCTCAGACGCTATGTACGTGGTAGTGCCTCTTTTGGGAGTGGCTCTTCTAATAGTCATCGCCCTCTTCATCATCTGGAGGTGCCAGCTTCAAAAGGCCACCCGCCACCGCCCTTCCTATGCCCAGAACCGTTACCTGGCCAGTCGAACAGGACGCAGCCTCCCCAGGGTCATGGTGTACCGGGAGCGGTCACAAAGCCAAGGGGAAACCCAGTGTCAGCGAGAAGTGAGCAACCGTGTGGCTGgagacagcagagctgggggcaaCCCCCAGCAAGATGGCACCCTTTACCCACCAGAGCATTCGGTCTCCATCCTCTCCAGACTGTCCAGTGCCAGCCCTCCACCTTCCTATGAGGAGGTGACAGGCCACCCGGAGAGCAGCAGTGGCGAAGAGACCAGCATCTCCTACAATGACCCACCGCCCAAGTATGAAGAGATCGTGGCCACTGCCCCTGCTGCGGGCAAATAG
- the PRRG3 gene encoding transmembrane gamma-carboxyglutamic acid protein 3 isoform X1: MGDFGSPLASLSCICWCCCCVSWFIWLIQWKTDPEGERVFLGARNAHSVLKRFPRANGFLEEIRQGTIERECIEEVCSYEEVKEVFENKEKTMEFWKGYTNSVYSVKDPGHSTERSDAMYVVVPLLGVALLIVIALFIIWRCQLQKATRHRPSYAQNRYLASRTGRSLPRVMVYRERSQSQGETQCQREVSNRVAGDSRAGGNPQQDGTLYPPEHSVSILSRLSSASPPPSYEEVTGHPESSSGEETSISYNDPPPKYEEIVATAPAAGK; encoded by the exons ATGGGAGACTTTGGCAGTCCCCTTGCCTCCTTGTCCTGCATCTGTTGGTGTTGCTGCTGTGTGAGTTGGTTCATCTGGTTGATCCAATGGAAGACTGACCCGGAAGGTGAAAGAG TGTTCCTGGGGGCCAGGAATGCCCACTCGGTCCTGAAGCGCTTTCCCCGAGCCAACGGCTTCCTGGAGGAGATCCGACAGGGCACCATCGAGCGGGAGTGCATTGAGGAGGTCTGCAGCTATGAGGAGGTCAAAGAAGTGTTTGAGAACAAGGAAAAGACG ATGGAGTTCTGGAAGGGCTATACCAACTCTGTCTACTCTGTCAAGGACCCCGGGCATAGCACGGAGCGCTCAGACGCTATGTACGTGGTAGTGCCTCTTTTGGGAGTGGCTCTTCTAATAGTCATCGCCCTCTTCATCATCTGGAGGTGCCAGCTTCAAAAGGCCACCCGCCACCGCCCTTCCTATGCCCAGAACCGTTACCTGGCCAGTCGAACAGGACGCAGCCTCCCCAGGGTCATGGTGTACCGGGAGCGGTCACAAAGCCAAGGGGAAACCCAGTGTCAGCGAGAAGTGAGCAACCGTGTGGCTGgagacagcagagctgggggcaaCCCCCAGCAAGATGGCACCCTTTACCCACCAGAGCATTCGGTCTCCATCCTCTCCAGACTGTCCAGTGCCAGCCCTCCACCTTCCTATGAGGAGGTGACAGGCCACCCGGAGAGCAGCAGTGGCGAAGAGACCAGCATCTCCTACAATGACCCACCGCCCAAGTATGAAGAGATCGTGGCCACTGCCCCTGCTGCGGGCAAATAG